The genomic DNA TACCGTTAAGAAGGTAATGAGCGAACTCCAAGATATGGATGAGAGCCATTACTATATGATCACACAGTTGGACGCTAAAAAGGCTGCACAAGCAGCTAATAAGTAAGGAGATCAAAGTATGGAAATGATGGATACAGGAAAAGGAGGCGGCAAGCAGAAGAAGATGACCGTCCGCGTAGACTTTACGCCGATGGTAGATATGCTTATGTTGCTGATTACTTTCTTCATGCTTTGTACTTCACTTAGCAAGCCTTCAACTATGGAGTTGACGATGCCAAGTAATGATAAAACTCAGAAAGAAAACCAGAAGAATGAAGCCAAAGAGTCACACTCTATAACGATTTACATTGCTGATGGAGATAAAATCTTCTATGGTAATGGTAAGCCAGAGTATGATAACGCTAATTGGCTGAAGCCTGCCGACTGGAGTAACACCCAGAGTGGTATTCGCTACGTTCTTCAGCATAAGCAAGTAGGTGACCCTTCTACAGGCGAGGCTATCACTATCCCTTATCAGGATATGGACATCGCTGTGAAGGAACTGAATCGTAAGAAACAGGAAAATCCAAAGGCTTATCCAGATAGTATTTATCAGTCTGAGTTGACTGCGATCAAAACTGGTACAATCAATGGCAAAAAGGTTTCAACCATGACTGTCATTATTAAACCAACTGATCAAGCATCTTATCGTCATTTGGTAGATATCCTCGATGAAATGCAGATTTCATATATTGGAACTTACGTCATTGACAAGCTGACAGACCAAGACAAGGCACTCTTAGCCAAGAAAGGTATCAAGGCTTAATCACTGATTCGTAAACAATTAAAGAAAGAAAACAATGGCAAAAATAGATTTATGCGATCCTAAATGGGTCGACATGGTGTTCGCCGACAAGAACAAGGAGTACGGTGCATACAAGCTTCGTAAAACTGTTTCTCAGCGTAACATCAAGGCGTTAGCTATTCTGCTTTGTGCTGCATTCCTCGGTGGTGGTTACTTAGCATATCAGATTAAGAAGCACAACGATGAATTAGCTGCCCAAGCGGCTTATGCAGCTAAGATGGAATTGGCAGCTCTTGAACAGGCTAAGAAAGATCAGGCTGAACGTAAGAAGCAGCAGAAGAAGGAAGAGCCTAAGAAGATTGAACCAGAGAAGGTTGTTCCCGAAACTCGTGCAACTGTTAAATTTACTGCCCCTGTCATCAAGGATGATAAGGACGTAAAGGAAGAGATGCCTCCAATGGTCAAGATGAACAAGGAGACCAAGGCTGTCGGTGTTGAGAACAAGGAGGGTACGGAAGACCGTACTGAAACTGCAGCTCGTAGCACCGTAGCTACTCCAGAACAGATTGTACCAAAGATTGAGAAGCCTGTTGTAGAAGCACCAAAGCCAGAGCCAAAAGAGGACGTTGAGAAAAAGGTCTTCACAGTGGCAGAGGTTATGCCTTCATTCCCTAATGTAAATGCTTGGTTGGCTTCACATATCCAATACCCAGCAGTTGCAGCAGAGAATGGTGTGCAGGGACGTGTTATCGTTAAGTTCGTTGTAGGACGTGATGGTAGCGTTAGTCAGGCACAGATTGTTCGTGGTGTTGACCAGGCACTCGACCGTGAGGCACTTCGTGTTGTTAACAGCATGCCAAAGTGGTCTCCAGGTATGAACAATGGTCAGCCAGCAAACGTTTGGTTCACTCTCCCTATTACTTTCAAACTGCAGTAAAAGCAAATTTTATATGAAAAGATCCAGATTCTACATAACAGTAGGATTGATGTTATCCTTTGTGTTTCTTCTGTCTGCTTGCGGACAGGGGAAACGCAAGGACGGCAGAACAGATACACCGACGTCAGGGACGATTAAGTTCGCCTCTGACGAAAGTTTTAGTCCTATTATAGAGGAATTGTTACAGAATTATCAGTTCCGCTACCCAGAAACTCACTTGTTGCCAATCTACACAGATGACAACAAAGGTATGCAACTGCTCCTCGACCAGAAAGTTAATCTTTTCTTTACTTCTCATGTGTTGAAGAAAGGAGAAGATGCTATGTTACGAGGGAAAGGTCCTATCCCAGCGGTTTTCCCGATAGGATATGATGGAATTGCTTTCATCGTTAACAATGCTAATGCAGACTCATGTATTACGGTTACCGATGTTAAGAAGATTCTCAGTGGTCAGATTACAAAATGGAATCAGTTGAACCCTAAGAATGATAAAGGGAATATTGAAGTTGTCTTTGATAACAAGGCTTCAGCAACATTGCATTATGTCGTTGACTCAATTTTAGGTGGAAAGAACATCAAGAGTGCGAACATCGTTGCCGCAAATAACAGTAAGTCGGTTGTTGACTATGTTCATAAAACTCCTAACGCCATAGGTGTTATTGGGTCAAATTGGTTGAACGACCATCGTGACTCAACAAACACAACTTTTAAGAAAGATATTAGAGTAGTTGGTCTTTCAAAGACTACAGTTGCTCAGCCTGCTAATAGTTGGCAGCCTTATCAGGCTTACCTGTTGGATGGAAGATATCCTTTCGTAAGAACTATTTATGCTATTGTGGCAGACCCACATAAAGCTTTGCCTTGGGCATTCGCAAACTTTGTAACCAATCCAATTGGTCAGAAGATTATCTTTAAGGCTGGTCTCTTACCTTATCGCGGAGAAATCAATATTCGTGAGGTTGAGGTGAAGACTGAATAGTTAAGTTATTGATAGCATTACTTGTAAATTATAGCAATAGAAGCGTAATATAAAGGAATTTATAAGTTTCTAAGACGTTTTCTTGCCACTTGCAGTGTATTTGTGCTTATAAAATTAAACTATATGCCATGATAGGCGTCTTAATTAATAATACTGTTTACTGAATTACAAATTAAAGGGTAAGAATTATGAAAACAAAGAAATATTTGATAGCTGGAGCCTTGATGTTGGCAATGTCAACTCCAGCAATGGCACAGGAAGTAGATTATGCAGTAGCACTTAAGCCTATCGTGGCTGCTATTGAGGCTGCACCAAACGATCCAAAGGCTGCTAAGGATCTCATTAAAGAGTATCAGAAGACCTTTAAGAAGAGTGAAGAGGCTATTGTTGCCTTGGGTAATGTATATCTTTTGCAGCGTAATTATGATGCAGCAACAGAGATAGCAAATAATGTTATCAATAACAAGAAATTCAAAGGTAGTTTAGGTTATGTTCTTTTGGGCGATATTGCTGCTCTAAAGGATTCAATCGGTAATGCTGGTGCAGCTGCAACACAGTATCAGAATGCGATTACTGTAGACCCACAGAATGTAGTAGCTTACGAGCGTTATGCAAAGGTTTTCCGCCATGTAAACTCAAAGGTTGCTGTTCAGAAGCTCGAAGAACTTCGTAAGGTTAAGCCAGACTATCCTGTTGAGGCAACAGCAGCTGAGATTATGCTTAGCGATGGAAAGTACAAGGATGCATTAGAGTGGTATGCTAAGGCTAACCCAGCTAATATGACAGAGGATAACTTCTATAACTATGGCTTTGCTGCTTACATCACTAAGGATTATCAGAAGTCTTTGGATGTTGCGAAGCAGGGTTTGCAGAAATTTCCAAGCAGTGAGTATCTGAGTCGTATTGCTATGATGGCATCTGTTGAGTTGAAGGATTATGCTTCAGCTGTCAACTATGGTAAGGTCGTATTTGCTGGTTCTGGTAAGAAAGTTGCTAACGACTACGATGTCTATGCAAAGGCACTCTGTGGTGCGCAGCAGTATGACGAGGCAATCAGCACTATCAATAAGGCACTTGAGGTTGATAAGAATAACGTTGAGCCTTTGAAGACATTAGCGTCTATCTATGCTGCACAGGGTAATGATGATAAGGCACTTGAGGTTCAGCAGGAGTATCTTTCAAAGAGTAAGAAAGCTACTAACAATGACTGGGCAACACTTGCTAACACTTACGTTGCTAAGGCAGAGGGCATAACAGATCGTGCTGCAAAGAACGAGGTTTTGGCAAAAGCACTTGATGTTTATGAGCAGATGGTTTCAAAGTTCCCAACTATTTCTGACTGGGTTTGGTTGAACCAAGCTAACGTTGCTCAGTTGATGAACGACCCAGATAAGGTAGCTGAAATCTATCAGAAGGTGGCTGATTATGAGGAGGCTAAGCCAACTCTCGATGAGGATAGCAAGAGTTATTTGGAGAACGTGTACTATGGTCTCGGCTACTATCACTCAAAGAAGGGTAATAAGCAGCTTGCTGACGAGTACTTCAACAAGGTACTGAAGGTTAATCCTAACAATGAAGGTGCTAAG from Prevotella melaninogenica includes the following:
- a CDS encoding ExbD/TolR family protein — translated: MEMMDTGKGGGKQKKMTVRVDFTPMVDMLMLLITFFMLCTSLSKPSTMELTMPSNDKTQKENQKNEAKESHSITIYIADGDKIFYGNGKPEYDNANWLKPADWSNTQSGIRYVLQHKQVGDPSTGEAITIPYQDMDIAVKELNRKKQENPKAYPDSIYQSELTAIKTGTINGKKVSTMTVIIKPTDQASYRHLVDILDEMQISYIGTYVIDKLTDQDKALLAKKGIKA
- a CDS encoding tetratricopeptide repeat protein, whose translation is MKTKKYLIAGALMLAMSTPAMAQEVDYAVALKPIVAAIEAAPNDPKAAKDLIKEYQKTFKKSEEAIVALGNVYLLQRNYDAATEIANNVINNKKFKGSLGYVLLGDIAALKDSIGNAGAAATQYQNAITVDPQNVVAYERYAKVFRHVNSKVAVQKLEELRKVKPDYPVEATAAEIMLSDGKYKDALEWYAKANPANMTEDNFYNYGFAAYITKDYQKSLDVAKQGLQKFPSSEYLSRIAMMASVELKDYASAVNYGKVVFAGSGKKVANDYDVYAKALCGAQQYDEAISTINKALEVDKNNVEPLKTLASIYAAQGNDDKALEVQQEYLSKSKKATNNDWATLANTYVAKAEGITDRAAKNEVLAKALDVYEQMVSKFPTISDWVWLNQANVAQLMNDPDKVAEIYQKVADYEEAKPTLDEDSKSYLENVYYGLGYYHSKKGNKQLADEYFNKVLKVNPNNEGAKKALGM
- a CDS encoding energy transducer TonB, giving the protein MAKIDLCDPKWVDMVFADKNKEYGAYKLRKTVSQRNIKALAILLCAAFLGGGYLAYQIKKHNDELAAQAAYAAKMELAALEQAKKDQAERKKQQKKEEPKKIEPEKVVPETRATVKFTAPVIKDDKDVKEEMPPMVKMNKETKAVGVENKEGTEDRTETAARSTVATPEQIVPKIEKPVVEAPKPEPKEDVEKKVFTVAEVMPSFPNVNAWLASHIQYPAVAAENGVQGRVIVKFVVGRDGSVSQAQIVRGVDQALDREALRVVNSMPKWSPGMNNGQPANVWFTLPITFKLQ
- a CDS encoding PstS family phosphate ABC transporter substrate-binding protein, translated to MKRSRFYITVGLMLSFVFLLSACGQGKRKDGRTDTPTSGTIKFASDESFSPIIEELLQNYQFRYPETHLLPIYTDDNKGMQLLLDQKVNLFFTSHVLKKGEDAMLRGKGPIPAVFPIGYDGIAFIVNNANADSCITVTDVKKILSGQITKWNQLNPKNDKGNIEVVFDNKASATLHYVVDSILGGKNIKSANIVAANNSKSVVDYVHKTPNAIGVIGSNWLNDHRDSTNTTFKKDIRVVGLSKTTVAQPANSWQPYQAYLLDGRYPFVRTIYAIVADPHKALPWAFANFVTNPIGQKIIFKAGLLPYRGEINIREVEVKTE